Proteins encoded together in one Janthinobacterium tructae window:
- the rplX gene encoding 50S ribosomal protein L24, translating to MDKIRKNDEVIVLTGKDKGKRGVVQQRIDAEHIVVDGINIAKKATKPNPMTGVTGGIVDKTMPIHVSNVALFNAATGKADRVGFKEVDGKKVRIFKSSGEVVKA from the coding sequence ATGGATAAGATTCGTAAAAACGACGAAGTCATCGTTCTGACCGGGAAAGACAAGGGCAAACGTGGTGTGGTACAGCAGCGTATCGATGCTGAACATATCGTGGTTGATGGCATTAACATCGCTAAAAAAGCGACTAAGCCAAACCCGATGACTGGCGTAACTGGTGGTATCGTCGATAAGACCATGCCAATTCACGTGTCCAACGTTGCATTGTTTAATGCAGCGACTGGCAAGGCAGATCGCGTGGGTTTCAAAGAAGTGGACGGCAAGAAAGTTCGCATCTTTAAATCCTCCGGCGAAGTAGTGAAGGCTTAA
- the rplE gene encoding 50S ribosomal protein L5: MARLQEFYKEKVVADLTSKFGYKSVMEVPRLTKITLNMGVGEAIADKKVLEHAVADLTKIAGQKPVTTKSRKAIAGFKIREGYPIGTMVTLRGARMYEFLDRFITVALPRVRDFRGVNGRAFDGRGNYNIGVKEQIIFPEIEYDKIDALRGMNISITTTAKTDDEAKALLAAFKFPFRN; encoded by the coding sequence ATGGCACGTCTCCAAGAATTCTATAAAGAAAAAGTCGTTGCCGACCTGACCAGCAAGTTTGGTTACAAGTCGGTAATGGAAGTTCCACGCCTGACCAAGATCACCCTGAACATGGGTGTTGGTGAGGCTATCGCGGATAAAAAAGTTCTCGAGCACGCAGTTGCTGACTTGACCAAGATCGCCGGCCAGAAGCCAGTGACCACCAAGTCCCGCAAAGCGATCGCAGGCTTCAAAATCCGTGAAGGTTACCCGATCGGTACGATGGTCACCCTGCGCGGCGCTCGCATGTACGAGTTCCTGGATCGCTTCATTACCGTGGCTCTGCCACGCGTACGCGATTTCCGTGGTGTGAACGGCCGTGCATTTGATGGTCGTGGTAACTACAACATCGGTGTCAAGGAACAGATCATTTTCCCTGAAATCGAATACGACAAGATTGACGCGTTGCGCGGTATGAATATCAGCATCACGACAACCGCTAAGACCGATGACGAAGCCAAAGCTTTGCTCGCCGCCTTTAAATTCCCTTTCAGGAACTGA
- the rpsN gene encoding 30S ribosomal protein S14 — MAKLSLINREIKRADLVAKFAPKREALKAIVDDQSKSEEERYEARLKLQALPRNSNPTRQRNRCAITGRPRGTFRKFGLGRIKLREFAMRGEIPGMTKASW, encoded by the coding sequence ATGGCCAAACTGTCACTGATTAATCGTGAGATCAAGCGTGCTGACCTGGTGGCGAAATTCGCCCCTAAGCGCGAAGCTCTCAAGGCCATCGTCGATGACCAATCGAAATCGGAAGAAGAGCGCTACGAAGCTCGCCTGAAATTGCAGGCGCTGCCACGTAACTCGAACCCGACGCGTCAACGTAACCGTTGCGCCATCACTGGTCGTCCGCGCGGCACATTCCGTAAATTCGGTCTGGGTCGTATCAAGCTCCGTGAATTCGCCATGCGTGGTGAAATTCCGGGTATGACAAAAGCAAGCTGGTAA
- the rpsH gene encoding 30S ribosomal protein S8: MSMSDPIADMLTRIRNAQGVQKTTVAMPSSKVKIAIASVLKDEGYIEDFAVTEAGGKAELKIGLKYYVGRPVIERLERVSRPGLRVYKGKDEIPVVMNGLGVAIVSTPQGVMTDRKARATGVGGEVICYVA, from the coding sequence ATGAGTATGAGCGATCCTATCGCCGATATGCTGACCCGCATTCGCAATGCACAAGGCGTGCAAAAGACGACCGTGGCCATGCCATCGTCGAAAGTCAAAATTGCGATTGCCAGCGTCCTGAAGGACGAGGGTTACATTGAAGATTTCGCTGTTACCGAAGCTGGTGGCAAAGCGGAACTGAAAATCGGTTTGAAGTATTATGTTGGCCGTCCCGTTATTGAGCGCTTGGAGCGCGTGTCCCGTCCGGGTCTGCGCGTCTACAAGGGTAAAGACGAGATCCCTGTTGTGATGAATGGCTTGGGTGTGGCGATCGTGTCGACTCCGCAAGGCGTCATGACTGACCGCAAAGCACGCGCTACCGGTGTCGGCGGCGAAGTTATTTGCTACGTGGCTTAA
- the rplF gene encoding 50S ribosomal protein L6 — translation MSRVAKMPIVVPAGAEVAISAQSITVKGPLGVLSQALTGQVKVENNAGTLSFDVANDSREANAMSGTLRALVNNMVVGVTKGFEKKLNLVGVGYKAQAQGDKLNLSLGFSHPVVHDMPAGVTCATPTPTEILIKGIDRQQVGQVAAEVRAYRAPEPYKGKGVRYADEVVKLKETKKK, via the coding sequence ATGTCTCGAGTAGCTAAAATGCCTATCGTAGTGCCAGCTGGCGCCGAAGTCGCCATCTCCGCACAATCGATCACCGTAAAAGGCCCGCTGGGCGTACTTTCCCAGGCCCTCACCGGCCAGGTCAAAGTGGAAAACAATGCAGGAACCCTGAGTTTCGACGTGGCGAACGACAGCCGCGAAGCCAATGCCATGTCCGGCACGCTGCGCGCACTGGTCAACAACATGGTTGTTGGCGTCACCAAGGGTTTCGAGAAAAAGCTGAACCTGGTAGGCGTGGGTTACAAGGCGCAAGCTCAAGGCGACAAGTTGAATCTGTCCCTGGGTTTCTCGCACCCTGTAGTGCATGACATGCCAGCTGGCGTTACCTGCGCAACACCAACCCCGACCGAGATCCTGATTAAAGGTATCGACCGTCAACAGGTTGGCCAGGTAGCCGCTGAAGTTCGTGCTTACCGCGCTCCTGAGCCTTATAAAGGCAAGGGCGTTCGCTATGCGGACGAAGTGGTTAAGCTTAAAGAAACCAAGAAGAAGTAA
- the rplR gene encoding 50S ribosomal protein L18, which produces MDKKESRLRRGRQTRIKIAELKVNRLSVHRTNLHIYANLISPDAKILVSASTAEAEVRAELAGQSGKGGNAAAAALIGKRVAEKALKAGITEVAFDRSGFRYHGRVKALAEAAREAGLKF; this is translated from the coding sequence ATGGATAAGAAAGAATCACGGCTTCGCCGCGGACGCCAAACCCGCATCAAGATTGCGGAATTGAAAGTAAATCGCTTGTCGGTGCATCGCACCAACCTGCACATTTACGCCAACCTGATCAGCCCGGATGCAAAAATCCTGGTTTCGGCCTCGACGGCTGAAGCGGAAGTTCGCGCTGAACTGGCAGGCCAATCCGGCAAAGGCGGCAATGCCGCTGCTGCAGCCTTGATCGGCAAGCGCGTCGCTGAAAAAGCGTTGAAAGCAGGGATTACCGAAGTTGCGTTTGACCGCTCCGGTTTCCGTTACCACGGCCGTGTGAAAGCGTTGGCAGAAGCCGCACGCGAAGCCGGTCTGAAGTTCTAA